A single genomic interval of Amblyomma americanum isolate KBUSLIRL-KWMA chromosome 11, ASM5285725v1, whole genome shotgun sequence harbors:
- the LOC144110544 gene encoding uncharacterized protein LOC144110544 — MATSSSPEHSTAKHRHPPHDHKAHLVDALQEDWLPMAVHEPQPGRQCRSVSFDDGRRCVISTDLDPEVDPAKLKPIVGRPPTPRPSRTDCTTSSSPDGQYDELGEGSSRPPSAASEAGVSAAATGTQQPNKSLDPELLRMRLTLECDGLADKDRAAVELALRCERGEGHTDDERDVDKPATDELTSEGGSSA; from the exons ATGGCCACCAGCAGCAGCCCCGAGCATTCCACGGCCAAACACAGACACCCGCCACACGACCACAAGGCTCACCTGGTCGACGCATTGCAGGAGGAC TGGTTGCCGATGGCCGTGCACGAGCCGCAACCGGGCCGCCAGTGTCGGTCGGTATCGTTCGACGATGGCAGGCGGTGTGTCATCTCCACTGATCTGGACCCCGAAGTTGACCCGGCCAAGCTGAAGCCCATCGTGGGGCGCCCACCGACTCCACGGCCGTCGCGAACCGACTGCACCACTTCCTCGTCGCCCGACGGCCAGTACGACGAATTGGGCGAGGGCTCCTCGCGGCCGCCTAGCGCAGCCTCGGAGGCGGGTGTCTCGGCCGCCGCCACCGGCACCCAGCAGCCA AATAAGTCCTTGGACCCGGAGCTGCTGAGGATGCGGCTGACTCTTGAGTGTGACGGCCTGGCGGACAAGGACCGGGCAGCGGTCGAGCTGGCGCTGCGGTGCGAGCGGGGAGAGGGGCACACGGACGATGAGAGGGACGTGGACAAACCGGCCACCGACGAACTGACGAGTGAGGGCGGAAGCAGCGCCTGA